In Acidobacteriota bacterium, a single genomic region encodes these proteins:
- a CDS encoding transporter substrate-binding domain-containing protein: MPANPSTAFGPAPRDLSAIAILSLLALIALPALVAGCGENTSPPPEYSERGDLSRLEERGLLRILVPPRRADRLASEAFPLDLELQVAKAFAARLGLEPVIVQRPRDQLLDALAEGRGDLVAARVKVTSDRRERFLFSIPVDHVREVLVLPEGSPPVETEEDLAHLLNGLEITLPADGTYGDSLGELQRDDGGPIIQRAPEHLDDEQLLYRIAQGKLAATIADEDLVEAFQRYQGGVEAVFPITEDRPIAWALRPNGRQLKEAADRFLHESALTADLAGPLLGDLEEIRQRGVLRVLTRNTPATYFLYRGAQMGFEYELARRFARSLGVRLQIRVQRQPDRLIPALRAGEGDLIAASFAVSPKRLRQVAFSQPYNYASELVVVRTGDPQAVATPEDLAGRTVPVHADGAHRESLEALEKEHGFAVEGLPPEVETLELLDALADGTYDQVVVNSNELDIELAHRDDIESAFPLGPPREIAWATRPEDEELRAAVDAFLLRQRKSEFLAVLKEKYFGDRNLVTDRLNATLADAGRISPFDPLFQQYGGEEEFDWRLLASQAYQESRFDPQARSWAGAIGLMQIMPRTARHMKVRGDLRDPAVSIAAGTQYLNWLMQRFEPSLPFAERLRFALAAYNAGHGHVRDGRRLARELGYDPDVWFDNVEKVIVLLSQREYARRARYGYCRCQETVDYVRHISDRYSAYVQVKELRAGLPEEGGEGEQGVGASGESASGAAETR, encoded by the coding sequence GTGCCTGCAAATCCTTCGACAGCCTTCGGCCCCGCCCCGCGGGATCTCTCCGCCATCGCCATCCTGAGCCTGCTGGCCCTGATTGCCCTGCCAGCTCTGGTCGCCGGATGCGGCGAGAACACCTCCCCACCCCCCGAGTATTCGGAGCGCGGCGACCTTTCGAGGCTGGAAGAGCGCGGGCTGCTGCGCATCCTGGTGCCGCCGCGCCGCGCCGACCGGCTGGCCTCCGAAGCCTTCCCCCTCGACCTCGAGCTGCAGGTGGCGAAGGCCTTCGCCGCCCGCCTGGGGCTCGAGCCGGTGATCGTCCAGCGGCCCCGGGACCAGCTGCTGGACGCGCTGGCGGAGGGCCGCGGAGACCTCGTTGCGGCGCGGGTAAAGGTCACCTCCGACCGGCGCGAGCGCTTCTTGTTCTCGATTCCGGTGGATCACGTCCGGGAAGTCCTGGTGCTGCCCGAAGGCTCACCTCCCGTTGAGACCGAGGAAGATCTCGCTCACCTTCTCAACGGCCTGGAGATTACCCTTCCCGCCGACGGCACCTACGGGGACAGCCTCGGCGAGCTGCAGCGGGACGACGGAGGGCCGATCATTCAACGGGCTCCAGAGCATCTGGACGATGAGCAGCTGCTCTACCGCATCGCCCAGGGAAAGCTCGCAGCCACCATCGCCGACGAAGACCTGGTCGAAGCTTTCCAGCGCTACCAAGGCGGGGTCGAGGCCGTCTTCCCCATCACCGAGGACCGCCCCATCGCCTGGGCCCTGCGCCCCAACGGACGGCAGCTGAAGGAAGCCGCGGACCGCTTCCTCCACGAAAGCGCTCTCACCGCCGACCTCGCCGGGCCGCTGCTGGGAGACCTGGAGGAAATCCGCCAGCGGGGAGTGCTCCGCGTCCTCACCCGCAACACACCGGCGACCTATTTCCTCTACCGCGGCGCGCAGATGGGCTTCGAATACGAGCTCGCCCGCCGCTTCGCCCGCTCCCTCGGCGTGCGCCTGCAGATTCGCGTCCAACGCCAGCCGGACCGGCTGATCCCCGCCCTCCGAGCCGGCGAAGGGGATCTCATTGCCGCCTCCTTCGCGGTCAGCCCCAAGCGCCTCCGGCAGGTCGCCTTCAGCCAGCCCTACAACTACGCTAGTGAGTTGGTGGTGGTGCGCACCGGCGACCCTCAGGCGGTCGCGACCCCGGAGGATCTTGCCGGCAGGACGGTGCCGGTGCACGCCGACGGCGCTCACCGCGAGAGCCTCGAAGCCCTGGAGAAAGAGCACGGCTTCGCCGTCGAGGGGCTCCCCCCGGAGGTCGAGACCCTCGAGCTCCTCGACGCCCTCGCCGACGGCACCTACGACCAGGTGGTGGTCAACAGCAACGAGCTGGACATCGAGCTCGCCCACCGCGACGACATCGAATCCGCCTTCCCCCTCGGCCCACCGCGGGAGATCGCCTGGGCGACGCGCCCCGAGGACGAAGAGCTCCGCGCGGCCGTCGACGCCTTCCTCCTTCGCCAGCGCAAGTCGGAGTTTCTCGCCGTGCTCAAGGAGAAGTACTTCGGCGACCGGAACCTCGTCACCGACCGCCTCAACGCGACCCTCGCCGACGCCGGACGGATCAGCCCCTTCGACCCCCTCTTCCAGCAATACGGCGGCGAAGAGGAGTTCGACTGGCGGCTGTTGGCCAGCCAGGCCTACCAAGAATCGCGCTTCGATCCCCAAGCCCGCAGCTGGGCCGGCGCCATCGGCCTGATGCAGATCATGCCCCGCACCGCCCGCCACATGAAGGTCCGAGGCGACCTCCGCGACCCCGCGGTCTCCATCGCCGCCGGCACCCAATATCTCAACTGGCTGATGCAGCGCTTCGAGCCCTCCCTCCCCTTCGCCGAACGCCTGCGCTTCGCCCTCGCCGCCTACAACGCCGGCCACGGCCACGTCCGCGACGGCCGCCGCCTGGCCCGGGAGCTGGGCTACGACCCGGACGTCTGGTTCGATAACGTCGAGAAAGTCATCGTCCTCCTCTCCCAACGCGAATACGCCCGCCGCGCCCGCTACGGCTACTGCCGCTGCCAAGAAACCGTCGACTACGTCCGCCACATCTCCGACCGCTACAGCGCCTACGTGCAGGTCAAAGAGTTGCGGGCGGGACTGCCGGAGGAGGGTGGGGAGGGAGAGCAGGGCGTTGGGGCCTCAGGCGAGTCGGCCTCGGGAGCCGCAGAGACTCGGTAG
- a CDS encoding metallophosphoesterase gives MAHRTPQQAQALERLHRHGRQQLAARPAAKTSVTGLGRFLVESEEQLIALMNDTAPPTGGEVEFGMVLYWIHNDLPSDPFFRWLASLFPPTQITPEEVARWEKIWQGPGVVAPDGTLVGYGTFEQLDKGWLYSTVLYLLTILTSELPKAPFGTSPAEISVGSGSALRIAVIGDWGTGAWNDGGTQGPAAEIMQQIEALTPQPDLVIHVGDVYYSGTGDLPWVVSLAMTALSAEIGVPFLSDEETVRLVNSWWCGGKAGNSFTLNSNHEMYSAARGYFHDGLEAAVFGAQKNTSYFALSFQDWVILGLDSAYYSNSFAVMEGRLQDADHTEQVQWVQSLDLQGKRVIVLTHHTGLTYDGQPITSTEPTLWDDVKEALGGKGPDYWYWGHVHNGIVYTANALGGTKARCLGHGALPFGNAYFWQNGQKHDLGQSPSVEYYAHTPKPNPHHNPRWDNRVLNGFALLTLGPGTLTEAFYEQGNPRPVWTASS, from the coding sequence ATGGCTCACCGCACTCCGCAGCAGGCACAGGCTCTCGAAAGGCTTCACCGACATGGCCGGCAACAGCTGGCGGCTCGGCCCGCGGCGAAGACGTCCGTCACGGGTTTAGGGAGGTTTCTCGTCGAGAGCGAAGAGCAGCTCATCGCCTTGATGAACGATACGGCTCCGCCAACGGGTGGGGAGGTTGAGTTCGGGATGGTTCTCTATTGGATCCACAACGACTTGCCCAGCGACCCCTTCTTCCGCTGGCTGGCCTCCCTCTTCCCGCCGACCCAGATCACCCCGGAGGAGGTCGCGCGGTGGGAGAAGATCTGGCAAGGGCCGGGGGTGGTGGCGCCGGACGGTACTCTGGTCGGCTATGGCACGTTCGAGCAGCTCGACAAGGGCTGGCTGTATTCGACGGTGCTCTATTTGCTGACCATCCTTACCAGCGAGCTACCCAAGGCGCCCTTCGGCACCAGTCCTGCGGAGATCTCGGTGGGCTCCGGCTCGGCGCTGCGCATCGCGGTGATCGGGGATTGGGGCACCGGGGCCTGGAACGACGGCGGCACCCAGGGGCCGGCGGCGGAGATCATGCAGCAGATCGAAGCCCTGACGCCGCAGCCGGATCTGGTGATTCACGTTGGCGACGTGTACTACTCCGGTACCGGCGATCTTCCGTGGGTGGTGAGTCTCGCCATGACAGCGCTGAGCGCGGAGATCGGCGTTCCGTTCCTTTCCGACGAGGAGACTGTGCGCCTGGTGAATTCTTGGTGGTGCGGGGGCAAGGCGGGCAATAGCTTCACCCTCAATTCGAACCACGAGATGTATTCGGCCGCCCGAGGCTATTTCCACGACGGGTTGGAAGCTGCGGTCTTCGGCGCTCAAAAGAACACCAGCTATTTTGCCCTGAGCTTTCAGGATTGGGTGATCCTGGGGCTCGACTCCGCCTACTATTCGAATTCCTTCGCGGTGATGGAAGGTCGGCTGCAGGATGCGGACCACACGGAGCAGGTGCAGTGGGTGCAGAGCCTCGATCTCCAGGGCAAGCGGGTGATCGTTCTGACCCACCACACCGGCCTGACCTACGATGGGCAGCCCATCACCAGCACCGAGCCGACTCTCTGGGACGATGTGAAAGAAGCGTTGGGAGGAAAGGGACCCGATTATTGGTATTGGGGTCACGTGCACAATGGCATCGTCTATACGGCGAACGCCTTGGGCGGCACCAAGGCTCGCTGCCTGGGGCATGGGGCACTGCCGTTCGGCAACGCTTACTTCTGGCAGAACGGCCAGAAGCACGATCTGGGGCAGAGTCCCTCGGTGGAGTATTACGCCCACACTCCCAAGCCCAATCCCCACCATAATCCCCGCTGGGACAACCGCGTGCTCAACGGCTTCGCCCTCTTGACCCTGGGCCCCGGAACCCTCACCGAGGCGTTTTACGAGCAGGGGAATCCTCGGCCCGTTTGGACTGCGAGCTCCTAG